A genomic window from Tolypothrix sp. PCC 7910 includes:
- a CDS encoding class I SAM-dependent methyltransferase, which produces MTTIPAYDPTLFEGAAWYYARYRPQYPPVLFDLITEKFQLDGQGRLLDLGCGAGLIAIPLRDKFKEVIGLDPDADMLLEAQRQAAEVGATNISWVKDRAENISLAVGKFQLVTIGRAFHWMQRELVIEHIYSLLSNNGGLAIIKTYEDPWNSEHPWKQTAISVVKRWLGEKRRTGQGGQGEWQPLAVSHEEIIEKSSFSRQTNYEVKYEKSWTIDSYIGYLYSTAFCLPSFFGSRENRQKFEDDLRESLLQVEPSGKFTEELPITVIAAWKS; this is translated from the coding sequence ATGACCACAATTCCTGCTTATGACCCAACTTTATTTGAAGGTGCAGCTTGGTACTATGCTCGTTATCGACCTCAATATCCACCTGTATTATTTGATTTGATCACAGAAAAGTTTCAATTAGATGGTCAAGGAAGGCTACTAGATTTAGGTTGCGGTGCAGGCTTAATTGCTATTCCTTTACGGGATAAGTTCAAAGAAGTTATCGGTTTAGATCCCGATGCAGATATGCTTTTGGAAGCTCAACGCCAAGCCGCAGAAGTAGGCGCAACAAATATAAGTTGGGTAAAAGATAGAGCAGAAAATATTTCTCTTGCTGTTGGTAAATTTCAACTAGTAACAATTGGTAGAGCTTTTCACTGGATGCAGCGAGAATTAGTTATAGAACATATCTACAGTTTACTTTCTAATAATGGTGGTTTGGCAATTATTAAAACCTATGAAGACCCCTGGAATAGTGAGCATCCGTGGAAACAAACTGCGATTTCAGTGGTGAAGCGCTGGTTAGGTGAAAAACGCCGCACAGGCCAAGGTGGTCAAGGAGAATGGCAACCTTTAGCAGTTTCCCATGAAGAAATCATAGAAAAATCGTCTTTTAGTCGCCAAACTAACTATGAAGTTAAATATGAGAAATCTTGGACAATTGACTCATATATTGGGTATCTATATTCTACAGCTTTTTGTTTACCATCTTTCTTTGGAAGTAGAGAAAATCGGCAAAAATTTGAAGACGACCTCAGAGAATCTCTATTACAAGTAGAGCCTTCCGGTAAATTTACAGAAGAACTTCCTATTACTGTAATAGCTGCTTGGAAAAGTTAA
- a CDS encoding TauD/TfdA family dioxygenase: MPTLTLTEVKITPLDAPLGAVVTGLDASQAVAPEIILQLKQALRDRHILIFKNQQLTDEQFLNFAFYFGSLFVPPQDIPVLASDKGTTPAIIPVSNVDGGYTGTGELAFHADHHWTPYPSSGSLLYALEVPSQGGETSWLNLNLAYETLDEATKKRIADLQLITYNPFLRDRNAPRSYYRLDQSIPLISPVYPHPLVRTHPESGKKILYLDYATEVEVVGLEPQAGAELIAQLRQHLNQPRFYYQHKWSVGDIVYWDNQATLHHRTPFDPSERRVLKRVSLAGSRPF; encoded by the coding sequence ATGCCCACGCTAACGTTAACTGAAGTTAAAATCACGCCATTAGATGCGCCTTTGGGTGCTGTGGTTACAGGATTAGATGCGAGTCAAGCTGTTGCGCCGGAAATTATTTTGCAACTAAAGCAAGCATTGCGCGATCGCCATATTCTCATCTTCAAGAATCAACAGCTGACTGATGAGCAGTTTTTGAATTTTGCATTCTACTTTGGCTCTCTATTTGTACCACCGCAGGATATCCCGGTGTTGGCTTCAGACAAAGGAACCACACCAGCGATTATTCCTGTGTCTAATGTTGATGGTGGTTATACAGGTACGGGTGAATTAGCTTTTCATGCAGATCACCATTGGACTCCTTACCCTTCTAGCGGTTCTCTACTCTATGCTTTAGAAGTTCCTTCTCAAGGCGGTGAGACTTCTTGGCTGAATTTGAATTTGGCCTATGAGACTTTAGATGAAGCTACCAAAAAACGGATAGCAGACTTACAGTTGATTACTTACAATCCATTTTTGCGCGATCGCAATGCACCTCGTTCCTATTATCGTCTTGATCAGAGTATTCCATTAATTAGCCCTGTCTATCCCCATCCTCTGGTACGCACACATCCAGAAAGTGGGAAAAAGATTCTATATCTCGATTACGCCACAGAAGTAGAAGTAGTTGGATTAGAACCGCAAGCAGGAGCAGAATTAATTGCTCAATTGCGTCAGCATCTCAATCAGCCTCGATTTTATTATCAACACAAATGGTCTGTGGGTGACATTGTTTATTGGGATAATCAAGCTACTTTGCACCACAGAACACCATTTGATCCCAGCGAAAGACGGGTATTAAAGCGTGTAAGTTTAGCTGGAAGCCGTCCGTTTTAG
- the ssuD gene encoding FMNH2-dependent alkanesulfonate monooxygenase gives MQLLWFIPTHGEGRYLGTAIGGRAVNFDYWRQIAQAVDHLGFAGALLPTGRSCEDAWILASTLVTHTKNMRFLVAIRPGLMSPGVAARMAATFDRISGGRLLINVVTGGDPVELAGDGLHLSHDDRYKLTDEFLTVWRQIAASEVSNFQGDYLNIQDGKILFPPVQKPHPPLWFGGSSPIAQEIAAKHVDVYLTWGETPAQVAEKIASVRRLAEAQGRTIRFGIRLHVIVRETESKAWDAANDLIRYVDEDAIAKTQQAYARMDSEGQRRMQELHKGSRDALEISPNLWAGIGLVRGGAGTALVGDPDTVAKRMLEYADLGIETFIFSGYPHLEEAYRVAELLFPHLPLENLPVIEPQMTSPFGEIVANREFPKQPVHKATAATVD, from the coding sequence ATGCAACTACTTTGGTTTATCCCCACACATGGAGAAGGACGCTATCTTGGCACTGCTATTGGTGGGCGAGCAGTAAACTTTGATTACTGGCGACAAATTGCTCAAGCTGTAGATCACTTGGGCTTTGCAGGTGCTTTATTACCTACAGGGCGTTCTTGTGAAGATGCGTGGATTTTGGCATCCACACTAGTAACCCATACGAAAAATATGCGGTTTTTAGTCGCTATTCGTCCGGGATTGATGTCACCAGGGGTAGCTGCAAGGATGGCTGCGACGTTCGATCGCATTTCCGGCGGGCGCTTATTAATTAACGTGGTAACAGGAGGAGATCCTGTAGAGTTAGCTGGGGATGGCTTACATCTTTCCCATGACGATCGCTATAAACTCACAGATGAGTTTTTGACAGTGTGGCGACAAATAGCAGCTAGTGAAGTTAGTAACTTCCAAGGCGATTATCTCAATATCCAAGATGGCAAGATACTATTTCCGCCTGTACAAAAACCCCACCCACCGTTGTGGTTTGGTGGTTCTTCACCCATCGCCCAAGAAATTGCTGCTAAACACGTAGATGTCTACTTAACTTGGGGTGAAACACCGGCACAGGTTGCAGAAAAAATTGCTTCAGTTCGTAGGCTAGCAGAAGCACAAGGACGGACAATTCGCTTTGGTATTCGCCTGCACGTCATTGTGAGAGAAACTGAAAGTAAAGCTTGGGATGCGGCGAATGATTTAATTCGCTACGTAGATGAAGATGCGATCGCCAAAACTCAACAAGCATACGCCCGCATGGACTCTGAAGGACAGCGCCGCATGCAAGAATTACATAAAGGTAGCCGCGACGCTTTAGAAATTAGTCCAAATTTATGGGCGGGAATTGGTTTAGTGCGGGGTGGTGCGGGGACTGCTTTAGTCGGCGATCCTGATACTGTCGCCAAGAGAATGTTGGAGTATGCAGACTTAGGGATTGAAACTTTCATCTTTTCTGGTTATCCCCATTTAGAAGAAGCATATCGCGTTGCTGAGTTACTCTTCCCACATTTGCCTTTAGAAAACTTACCTGTGATTGAACCGCAGATGACAAGTCCATTTGGCGAAATCGTTGCTAATCGCGAATTTCCCAAACAGCCAGTTCATAAAGCAACAGCCGCGACAGTAGATTAA
- a CDS encoding TetR/AcrR family transcriptional regulator, translating to MTESPSTPGGMRRKPRQARSQERVNRIIDVAEELFISQGYSATTTNAIASRAQIPIGSLYQFFPDKTAIVQALALRYEERLHQRLAILDNPELAKLPLSTLVEQMIDITEQHFTENPGYYAIFMEVQGTLPEVQAVGDAADAQLIRDFATLLAQRQAELDTADYEAIAFVLVKAIGTLMWLSLSQEKAFRQRLVAETKRFTLNYLQSYFS from the coding sequence ATGACAGAAAGCCCATCAACCCCAGGCGGAATGCGCCGCAAACCCCGGCAAGCCCGCAGTCAGGAGCGGGTGAACCGCATTATTGATGTGGCAGAAGAACTATTTATTTCTCAAGGTTATAGCGCGACCACAACCAATGCGATCGCATCTCGCGCTCAGATACCCATCGGGTCTCTTTACCAATTTTTCCCAGACAAGACAGCAATAGTACAGGCTTTAGCCCTGCGGTATGAGGAACGTCTACATCAACGTTTGGCAATACTCGATAATCCTGAACTGGCAAAACTGCCTTTATCTACGCTGGTGGAACAAATGATCGACATCACCGAGCAGCATTTCACTGAGAATCCAGGCTACTACGCGATTTTCATGGAAGTTCAGGGTACGCTACCGGAAGTGCAAGCAGTCGGAGATGCTGCTGATGCTCAACTAATCCGAGATTTCGCAACCTTACTCGCGCAACGCCAAGCAGAGTTAGATACTGCGGACTATGAAGCGATCGCCTTTGTGTTGGTGAAAGCGATCGGTACATTAATGTGGCTTTCCCTCAGTCAAGAAAAAGCATTTCGGCAGCGACTAGTAGCAGAAACTAAACGGTTCACCTTAAACTACTTGCAAAGTTATTTTAGTTAG
- a CDS encoding aliphatic sulfonate ABC transporter substrate-binding protein, whose amino-acid sequence MQGLKHKFESWKRGNITRRSALFALGYSLALSTTLFSCSTPDKTKTSQKQGDSASSNTATTANTTNTASNSSSQKVIRIVRSKQLTALAVVEKQGKLEKRLADLGYKLEWPEFAAGPQQLEALNANGLDIASTAESPPVFAQAAGTPLVYLAANSSDGQAVSLLVPNNSTIKSVKDLKGKKVAFQKASIGHYLLVRALEKEGLKLSDVQSVFLPPPDANAAFSQGKVDAWFIWEPFVTRNVQKKVGRVLIDGGNGLRDTNNFYSTNRKFYQENPEAIKAFLDELQKAQIWSKQNPKEIAELLAPVTQLDVPTLEAMHSKYDFALEPITDKTIAKQQQVADKWYSLGLIPKKVDVKEGFLTPEEYAKITPQDVLAKQ is encoded by the coding sequence ATGCAAGGTCTAAAACATAAATTTGAATCCTGGAAACGCGGAAATATTACTCGTCGTTCAGCGTTATTTGCTCTTGGTTATAGCTTAGCTTTATCTACAACGCTATTTAGTTGCAGCACACCAGATAAAACTAAAACTTCTCAAAAACAAGGTGATTCAGCTTCATCTAATACAGCTACTACGGCTAATACCACAAATACAGCTAGTAACTCTAGCAGCCAGAAAGTTATTAGAATTGTCCGTTCTAAACAATTAACTGCTTTAGCTGTTGTTGAAAAACAAGGCAAACTCGAAAAAAGATTAGCAGACTTAGGATACAAGTTAGAATGGCCTGAATTTGCAGCAGGCCCACAACAATTAGAAGCGTTAAATGCCAATGGTTTAGATATTGCTTCCACAGCCGAATCACCCCCAGTTTTTGCCCAAGCTGCGGGAACACCTTTAGTTTATTTAGCTGCAAACTCCTCTGATGGTCAAGCAGTTTCGCTCTTAGTACCTAACAACTCAACTATTAAAAGTGTCAAAGACTTAAAAGGGAAGAAAGTTGCTTTTCAAAAAGCATCTATTGGTCATTACCTATTAGTTAGAGCTTTAGAAAAAGAAGGGCTAAAACTATCTGATGTACAGTCAGTTTTTCTCCCACCTCCAGATGCAAATGCAGCATTTAGCCAAGGTAAAGTAGATGCTTGGTTTATTTGGGAGCCATTTGTCACGAGAAATGTTCAGAAAAAAGTCGGTCGCGTGCTGATAGATGGCGGTAATGGTTTGCGAGACACTAACAATTTTTACTCCACAAACCGCAAATTTTATCAAGAAAATCCAGAAGCAATTAAAGCCTTTTTGGATGAACTACAAAAAGCTCAAATCTGGTCTAAACAAAATCCAAAAGAAATTGCAGAATTACTAGCACCTGTGACACAACTAGATGTCCCAACTTTAGAAGCAATGCATAGTAAATATGATTTTGCTTTAGAACCTATTACTGACAAAACTATTGCCAAACAACAACAAGTGGCAGACAAATGGTATTCACTGGGATTGATACCTAAAAAAGTGGATGTCAAAGAAGGGTTTTTGACACCTGAAGAGTATGCCAAAATTACGCCTCAAGATGTTTTGGCGAAGCAGTAG
- the ssuE gene encoding NADPH-dependent FMN reductase, producing the protein MPHILAIAGSPSHPSRTYSLLEYASKILVQQGITVDIISVRDIPSEDLAYGRYDSPALEKPKALLEKADGVIIATPIYKAAYTGVLKAFLDLLPQKALVGKVVLPLATGGTIAHLLAIEYALKPVLSELGARHILSTIYSIDKQIQVQSDGSIELDAEIAQRLQDVLSDLVKAINISAATKEVAHAN; encoded by the coding sequence ATGCCTCATATTTTAGCGATCGCAGGTAGTCCTTCCCATCCTTCTCGGACTTACTCTTTACTGGAGTATGCAAGCAAAATCCTTGTACAGCAAGGCATTACAGTAGATATCATCTCCGTTCGTGATATTCCATCTGAAGATTTAGCTTACGGACGTTACGATAGTCCAGCTTTAGAAAAACCAAAGGCGCTTTTAGAAAAAGCTGATGGTGTAATTATTGCTACACCCATTTATAAAGCGGCTTACACAGGTGTATTAAAAGCATTTTTGGATCTGTTACCTCAAAAAGCCTTAGTGGGAAAAGTAGTACTACCCTTAGCGACAGGTGGCACAATCGCCCATTTATTAGCAATTGAATATGCATTAAAACCTGTCCTATCAGAATTAGGAGCTAGGCACATCCTCAGTACTATCTACAGTATAGACAAGCAAATTCAAGTACAATCTGATGGCAGCATTGAGCTAGATGCAGAAATTGCCCAGAGGTTGCAGGATGTCTTGTCTGATTTAGTCAAAGCGATCAATATTTCTGCTGCTACCAAAGAAGTCGCTCACGCCAATTAA
- the ssuC gene encoding aliphatic sulfonate ABC transporter permease SsuC — translation MKNQKLRYRFLKNRQIQSLIPWLVPISIIIVWQLLSSIGVIPTRILPAPLSVVGAAIHLAQTGELFKNITISAARAISGFLVGGSIGFTLGLVNGISPIAEKLLDTSIQMLRNIPNLALIPLVILWFGIGDEARLFLVSLGVMFPIYLNTFHGIRSVDSGLIEMGKVYGLNTWGLFWRIILPGALSSILVGVRFSLGIMWLTLIVAETIAADSGIGYMAMNAREFMQTDVVVLSILLYALFGKLADVIARSLESYWLQWNPSYLKG, via the coding sequence ATGAAAAATCAAAAGCTAAGATACCGATTTCTCAAAAATCGCCAAATTCAATCTTTGATTCCTTGGTTAGTACCCATATCCATTATTATTGTGTGGCAATTACTATCTTCTATTGGTGTAATTCCCACCCGAATTTTACCAGCGCCTTTAAGTGTGGTAGGTGCTGCTATTCATTTAGCTCAAACTGGTGAATTATTTAAAAATATCACTATTAGTGCTGCCAGAGCAATTTCAGGCTTTTTAGTAGGTGGCAGTATTGGCTTTACTTTAGGTTTAGTTAATGGCATTTCTCCCATTGCTGAGAAATTGCTAGATACTTCTATTCAAATGTTACGTAATATTCCTAACCTAGCATTAATTCCCTTGGTAATTTTGTGGTTTGGTATTGGGGACGAAGCTAGATTATTTCTTGTCTCTTTGGGTGTAATGTTCCCTATTTATTTAAACACTTTTCATGGTATCCGGAGTGTAGATTCTGGATTAATTGAAATGGGAAAAGTTTATGGTTTAAATACCTGGGGTTTATTTTGGCGAATTATTCTCCCTGGCGCATTATCTTCTATTTTAGTGGGTGTGCGTTTTTCTTTAGGTATCATGTGGTTGACACTGATTGTTGCTGAAACCATCGCCGCTGATTCTGGGATTGGTTATATGGCAATGAACGCCAGAGAATTTATGCAAACAGATGTGGTGGTATTAAGCATTTTGCTATACGCCTTATTTGGAAAATTAGCAGACGTAATCGCCAGATCCTTAGAAAGCTACTGGTTGCAATGGAATCCCAGTTATTTGAAGGGATAG